A stretch of the Oceanicola sp. D3 genome encodes the following:
- a CDS encoding sulfotransferase → MSAQATLLYAIGAPKTGTSWLHGFLDAHPQCAMPVAKELHYWDTVEGLKPDWQKDQVVAQITRLRDRIARVEAGEQEGRVPRLRRRLKQMERWLTALVIGERDHRTYLDLLYEGAGEAKLVADITPSYCLLPQKRLREMAELVPDTRFIFLMRDPVERYWSQCRFMAGKRAERGKTDDAEGYALRLLDKALRGENTDITQRGDYAAVLAKLAALPRERVMCGFYEDLFKPGSVRALCDFLGIDRVKAETGEKINAGPELELDDSRRAALQRLLAPQYAAVADEMGALPEAWQRNMERV, encoded by the coding sequence GTGAGCGCGCAGGCGACATTGCTTTATGCCATCGGGGCGCCGAAGACCGGCACAAGCTGGCTGCACGGCTTTCTCGACGCGCATCCGCAATGTGCCATGCCGGTCGCCAAGGAGCTGCATTACTGGGACACTGTCGAGGGGCTGAAGCCGGATTGGCAAAAGGATCAGGTGGTGGCCCAGATCACCCGGCTGCGCGACAGGATTGCCCGCGTCGAGGCTGGCGAGCAGGAGGGGCGGGTGCCGCGGCTGCGCCGGAGGCTCAAGCAGATGGAGCGCTGGCTGACGGCGCTGGTCATCGGGGAGCGCGACCACCGGACCTATCTGGACCTGCTTTATGAAGGCGCGGGTGAGGCGAAGCTGGTGGCCGATATCACGCCGAGCTACTGCCTGCTGCCGCAGAAGCGCTTGCGCGAGATGGCGGAGCTTGTGCCTGACACGCGCTTTATCTTCCTCATGCGTGACCCGGTGGAGCGGTATTGGAGCCAGTGTCGCTTCATGGCTGGCAAGCGTGCCGAGCGGGGCAAAACGGATGACGCGGAGGGTTATGCCCTGCGGTTGCTCGACAAGGCCTTGCGGGGCGAGAACACCGATATTACCCAGCGTGGCGACTATGCCGCCGTGCTGGCCAAGCTGGCAGCATTGCCCCGCGAACGGGTGATGTGCGGCTTTTACGAAGACCTGTTCAAGCCCGGCTCTGTTCGGGCGCTGTGCGACTTTCTCGGGATCGACCGGGTGAAGGCGGAGACGGGTGAGAAGATTAACGCGGGGCCGGAGCTGGAGCTGGATGACAGCCGCCGCGCCGCCCTGCAACGGTTGCTGGCCCCGCAATATGCTGCGGTGGCCGATGAGATGGGGGCGCTGCCCGAAGCGTGGCAGCGCAACATGGAAAGGGTCTGA
- a CDS encoding NADH-quinone oxidoreductase subunit D: MDGKGFEDALTGEQQIRNFNINFGPQHPAAHGVLRLVLELDGEIVERCDPHIGLLHRGTEKLMESRTYLQNLPYLDRLDYVAPMNQEHAWCLAIEKLTGTPVPRRASLIRVLFSEIGRVLNHLLNVTTQAMDVGALTPPLWGFEEREDLMIFYERACGARLHAAYFRPGGVHQDLPPELLDDIEAWAKKFPNRLDDIDGLLTENRIFKQRNADIGVVSQQEVLDWGYSGVMVRGSGMAWDLRRAQPYECYDEFKFEIPIGKNGDCYDRYLVRMEEMRQSTSIILQAIEKLRAPEGQGDVLSRGKITPPKRGEMKQSMEALIHHFKLYTEGFHVPEGEVYCAVEAPKGEFGVYLKADGTNKPYRAKLRAPGYLHLQSMDHISKGHQLADIAAIIGTMDIVFGEVDR; the protein is encoded by the coding sequence ATGGATGGCAAAGGCTTTGAGGACGCGCTGACAGGCGAGCAGCAGATCCGCAACTTCAACATCAACTTCGGCCCGCAACACCCTGCGGCGCACGGGGTTTTGCGGCTTGTGCTGGAGCTGGACGGCGAGATTGTGGAGCGGTGTGACCCGCATATCGGGCTGCTTCATCGCGGCACCGAGAAGCTGATGGAAAGCCGCACCTACCTGCAGAACCTGCCCTATCTTGACCGGCTCGACTACGTGGCCCCGATGAATCAGGAGCACGCTTGGTGCCTCGCCATCGAGAAGCTGACGGGCACGCCTGTGCCGCGCCGCGCCAGCCTGATCCGGGTGCTGTTTTCCGAGATTGGCCGGGTGCTGAACCACCTGCTCAACGTGACCACGCAGGCGATGGACGTGGGCGCGCTGACCCCGCCGCTCTGGGGCTTCGAGGAGCGCGAAGACCTGATGATCTTCTACGAGCGGGCCTGCGGTGCGCGGCTGCACGCGGCCTATTTCCGGCCCGGCGGTGTGCATCAGGATCTGCCGCCCGAGTTGCTCGACGATATCGAGGCGTGGGCGAAGAAATTCCCCAACCGGCTGGACGATATTGATGGGCTGCTCACCGAGAACCGCATTTTCAAGCAGCGCAACGCCGATATCGGTGTGGTCAGCCAGCAGGAAGTGCTGGATTGGGGCTACAGCGGTGTGATGGTGCGAGGCTCGGGCATGGCCTGGGATCTGCGCCGCGCTCAGCCCTATGAGTGCTACGACGAGTTCAAGTTCGAGATTCCGATCGGCAAGAACGGTGACTGCTACGACCGTTACCTCGTTCGGATGGAGGAGATGCGGCAATCGACCAGCATCATCCTGCAGGCCATCGAAAAGCTGCGCGCGCCGGAAGGGCAGGGCGATGTGCTTTCGCGCGGCAAGATCACCCCGCCGAAGCGCGGCGAGATGAAACAGTCGATGGAAGCGCTGATCCACCACTTCAAACTCTACACCGAGGGCTTCCACGTGCCCGAGGGCGAGGTGTATTGCGCGGTTGAAGCGCCGAAGGGGGAGTTTGGCGTTTATCTCAAGGCCGATGGCACCAACAAACCCTACCGTGCCAAGCTGCGCGCACCGGGCTACCTGCACCTTCAGTCGATGGACCACATCTCGAAGGGCCATCAGCTGGCCGACATTGCCGCCATCATCGGCACGATGGATATCGTGTTCGGCGAGGTGGACCGCTGA